The following are from one region of the Pseudazoarcus pumilus genome:
- the rsxC gene encoding electron transport complex subunit RsxC, with protein MITKLFGFNGGVKPATHKDDSARAPIIRAPLPARLIVPLRHNTRAIARPIVEIGQHVLKGERIGGAEGVLGTACHAPTSGTVVDIAEHTMPHPSGLPTLCVYIEPDGEDRWIERKPFDYANCGCGDRQAVLDYLRDSGIVGMGGAAFPSHIKVGTKRVAHTLVLNGAECEPWITSDDRLMRERADSILRGAEILSDLLGAQRILVGIEDNKPEAIAAMREAAQKLPVAEVIVVPTLYPAGGEKQLIRVLTGIEIPHGKLGTEFGVQCFNVGTAEAVHRAFDLGEPLLSRVVTLTGNVERPGNWEVLVGTPIENLLELVGPRADTDRYILGGPMMGFALPDLSVPVVKGTNCVIAASQALFPYPPPEQPCIRCGACAEACPADLQPFELYWYARSKNFGKAQEYHLFDCIECGCCAYVCPSNIPLVDYYRFAKSEIWAREREHDAADAARERFEFRNYRQEREKAEKAARLAAKAAETKAKLAARGEGETAKAEDDPKKALIAAALARAKAQKESVAPKNTDDLPPEVQAEIAEIDARRKPLTGEEVAAQEAAEPSAREAGEAAAHARDEDTKKALITAAIERAKEQKAKQAERRETAERDDK; from the coding sequence GTGATCACGAAGCTGTTCGGATTCAACGGCGGCGTCAAGCCCGCGACCCACAAGGACGACTCGGCGCGCGCGCCCATTATCCGCGCGCCGCTGCCGGCGCGCCTGATCGTGCCGCTGCGCCACAATACGCGCGCCATCGCCCGCCCCATCGTCGAGATCGGCCAGCACGTGCTCAAGGGCGAGCGCATCGGCGGCGCCGAGGGCGTGCTCGGCACGGCCTGCCATGCGCCCACCTCGGGCACGGTCGTGGACATCGCTGAACACACCATGCCGCATCCGTCGGGCCTGCCGACGCTGTGCGTGTATATCGAACCCGACGGCGAGGATCGCTGGATCGAGCGCAAGCCCTTCGACTACGCCAATTGCGGCTGCGGCGACCGGCAGGCGGTCCTCGATTATCTGCGCGACTCGGGCATCGTCGGCATGGGCGGCGCGGCCTTCCCCAGTCACATCAAGGTCGGCACCAAGCGGGTAGCGCACACGCTCGTGCTCAACGGCGCCGAGTGCGAACCCTGGATCACCTCCGACGACCGGCTGATGCGCGAGCGCGCCGACAGCATCCTGCGCGGTGCCGAGATCCTCAGCGACCTGCTCGGTGCGCAGCGCATCCTCGTCGGCATCGAGGACAACAAGCCCGAGGCCATCGCCGCGATGCGCGAGGCGGCGCAGAAGCTGCCCGTGGCCGAAGTCATCGTGGTGCCCACGCTCTACCCGGCCGGCGGCGAGAAGCAGCTCATCCGCGTGCTCACCGGCATCGAGATCCCGCACGGCAAGCTCGGCACCGAATTCGGCGTGCAATGCTTCAACGTCGGCACGGCCGAGGCCGTACATCGCGCCTTCGATCTGGGCGAGCCGCTGCTCTCACGCGTGGTGACGTTGACCGGCAACGTCGAACGTCCCGGCAACTGGGAGGTGCTCGTCGGCACGCCGATCGAGAATCTGCTCGAGCTGGTCGGCCCGCGCGCCGACACCGATCGCTACATCCTCGGCGGGCCGATGATGGGCTTCGCCCTGCCCGATCTGTCGGTGCCGGTGGTCAAGGGGACGAACTGCGTGATCGCCGCTTCCCAGGCGCTCTTTCCCTATCCGCCGCCGGAGCAGCCGTGCATCCGCTGCGGCGCCTGCGCCGAGGCCTGCCCGGCCGACCTGCAACCGTTCGAGCTGTACTGGTACGCACGCTCGAAGAACTTCGGCAAGGCGCAGGAATATCATCTGTTCGACTGCATCGAGTGCGGTTGCTGTGCCTACGTGTGCCCGTCGAACATTCCGCTGGTCGATTACTACCGCTTCGCCAAGAGCGAGATCTGGGCGCGCGAACGCGAGCACGACGCGGCCGACGCCGCGCGCGAGCGCTTCGAGTTCCGCAACTATCGTCAGGAGCGCGAGAAGGCCGAAAAGGCCGCGCGCCTGGCGGCCAAGGCGGCCGAGACCAAGGCGAAGCTCGCCGCCAGGGGTGAGGGCGAGACGGCGAAAGCCGAGGACGACCCCAAGAAGGCGCTGATCGCTGCCGCCCTGGCTCGCGCCAAGGCGCAGAAGGAGAGCGTCGCGCCGAAGAACACCGACGACCTGCCGCCCGAAGTGCAGGCCGAGATCGCCGAGATCGACGCGCGCCGCAAGCCACTCACGGGTGAGGAAGTGGCTGCGCAGGAGGCTGCGGAACCCAGCGCCCGCGAAGCGGGCGAAGCGGCAGCCCACGCGCGCGACGAGGACACGAAGAAGGCGTTGATCACCGCTGCCATCGAACGCGCCAAGGAACAGAAGGCAAAACAGGCCGAGCGGCGCGAAACGGCGGAGCGTGACGACAAATGA
- the rsxG gene encoding electron transport complex subunit RsxG has product MSDERYTASRTALRTAGIMLVFTLVFTALMAATYRLTAPSIAEAVQTHKMRLIHDILPPGSYDNDLLADVVELGPAPELGLVRGGQVYRARQGGAPAALVLDVVAPDGYAGRVALAVAVGIEGRVSGVRVTEHAETPGLGDYIDPAKDRNRESPWIDQFEGASFAGTPPSDWRVTKDGGAFDYHVGATISARAVIEATRRALHWATTHREALFDAPAGARLQLE; this is encoded by the coding sequence ATGAGTGACGAGCGCTATACGGCCAGCCGCACGGCGCTGCGCACCGCCGGCATCATGCTGGTGTTCACGCTGGTGTTCACGGCGCTGATGGCCGCCACCTACCGGCTCACCGCGCCGAGCATCGCCGAAGCCGTTCAGACCCACAAGATGCGGCTGATCCACGACATCCTGCCCCCGGGCAGCTACGACAACGATCTGCTCGCCGACGTCGTCGAGCTCGGACCCGCGCCCGAACTCGGGCTGGTGCGCGGCGGTCAGGTCTACCGTGCACGTCAGGGTGGCGCACCGGCCGCTCTGGTGCTCGACGTGGTCGCACCCGACGGCTATGCCGGGCGCGTCGCGCTGGCCGTGGCCGTGGGCATCGAAGGTCGCGTATCGGGCGTGCGCGTGACCGAGCACGCCGAGACGCCGGGGCTGGGCGACTACATCGATCCGGCCAAGGACCGCAATCGCGAGTCCCCCTGGATCGACCAGTTCGAGGGGGCCTCGTTCGCCGGCACCCCGCCATCGGACTGGCGCGTCACCAAGGATGGCGGCGCCTTCGACTACCATGTGGGTGCGACCATCAGCGCGCGTGCGGTAATCGAGGCCACGCGTCGCGCGCTGCACTGGGCCACGACGCACCGCGAGGCGCTGTTCGACGCCCCGGCGGGCGCTCGTCTGCAACTGGAGTGA
- the rsxA gene encoding electron transport complex subunit RsxA, translated as MSSYFFLVIGAVLVNNVVLVRMLGLCPFMGVSKKLETAVGMGAATTFVLTLGAGSSYLIDRYLLEPNDLGYLRTLCFIVVIAAIVQLTELAIEKTSPLLHRVLGIYLPLITTNCAVLGVPLLNAGMANDFVESLLFGFGSSVGFTLALVLFAGIRERLDGADVPLPFRGTAIAMITAGLMSLAFMGFGGLDRFQ; from the coding sequence ATGAGCAGCTACTTCTTTCTCGTCATCGGCGCAGTCCTCGTCAACAACGTCGTGCTCGTGCGCATGCTCGGGCTGTGCCCGTTCATGGGCGTATCCAAGAAGCTCGAGACGGCGGTGGGCATGGGTGCGGCCACGACCTTCGTGCTCACCCTGGGCGCCGGCAGCAGCTACCTGATCGACCGCTACCTGCTCGAACCCAACGATCTGGGCTATCTGCGCACGCTGTGCTTCATCGTCGTGATCGCGGCGATCGTGCAGCTCACCGAGCTCGCCATCGAAAAGACCAGCCCGCTGCTGCACCGCGTGCTGGGCATCTACCTTCCGTTGATCACGACCAATTGCGCGGTGCTCGGCGTGCCACTGCTCAACGCGGGCATGGCCAACGACTTCGTCGAGTCCCTGCTCTTCGGCTTCGGCTCCTCGGTGGGCTTCACGCTCGCGCTGGTGCTGTTCGCCGGCATCCGCGAGCGCCTCGACGGTGCCGATGTGCCGCTACCGTTTCGCGGCACGGCCATCGCGATGATCACCGCCGGCCTGATGAGTCTTGCCTTCATGGGCTTCGGCGGACTGGACCGCTTCCAGTGA
- a CDS encoding arginyltransferase gives MQKDYPYALIQFYATAPYACSYLPDRTARSQVATPGHLIDTPIYSDLVRNGFRRSGVFTYRPRCDSCQACVPVRIPVDRAAYDRNQRRVLARHEHLVAHERPLEFDEEHFALYQRYQGARHAGGGMDQDNREQYTQFLLQSHVDTRLVEFREDGVLRMVSVIDRLIDGLSAVYTYYEPDVPRTSYGTYGILWQIETCRRLGLPYLYLGYWIRESPKMAYKSRFRPLEGRIDGHWQVLQDFLRP, from the coding sequence ATGCAAAAGGACTATCCGTACGCCCTCATCCAGTTCTACGCAACGGCGCCCTATGCGTGCTCCTATCTGCCCGATCGCACCGCGCGCTCGCAGGTCGCCACGCCCGGCCATCTGATCGACACGCCGATCTACAGCGACCTGGTGCGCAACGGCTTCCGTCGCAGCGGCGTGTTCACCTATCGCCCACGCTGCGACAGCTGTCAGGCCTGCGTGCCGGTGCGCATCCCGGTCGATCGCGCCGCCTACGACCGCAACCAGCGCCGCGTGCTCGCGCGCCATGAACACCTGGTCGCGCACGAGCGCCCCCTCGAGTTCGACGAGGAGCATTTCGCGCTCTACCAGCGCTACCAGGGTGCGCGCCATGCCGGCGGCGGCATGGATCAGGACAACCGCGAGCAATACACGCAGTTCCTGCTGCAAAGCCATGTCGACACGCGGCTGGTCGAATTCCGCGAGGACGGCGTGCTGCGCATGGTCAGCGTGATCGATCGTCTCATCGACGGGCTCTCGGCCGTATACACTTACTACGAGCCCGACGTGCCGCGCACCAGCTACGGCACCTACGGCATCCTGTGGCAGATCGAGACCTGCCGCCGTCTCGGCCTGCCCTACCTGTATCTGGGATACTGGATCCGGGAGAGCCCGAAGATGGCCTACAAGAGCCGGTTCCGCCCGCTCGAAGGGCGCATCGACGGGCACTGGCAGGTACTCCAGGACTTCCTCCGGCCATAG
- a CDS encoding ABC transporter ATP-binding protein, with amino-acid sequence MSHLELSAIELAYDAHPVVRRLSMRLPRGAIGCLLGPSGCGKTTVLRCIAGFEHVDAGEIRLDGRVVSSTSIHLPPEQRRIGMVFQDYALFPHLTVGANIGFGLRGLEAGARQSRVGAMLGVIGLAGQGERYPHELSGGQQQRVALARALAPEPDLLLLDEPFSNLDVELRERLSHEVRDIIKATGITAVMVTHDQNEAFAVADEIGIMYEGRIQQWDTPYNLYHRPCNRFVADFIGQGVLLSGEVVDDQHVRTDLGLLVSAIPTECRIEDGRNCGRCTVEVLLRPDDVVHDDDSTLQARVLKKAFRGADILYTLELDSGARVLSLVPSHHNHALGEMIGIRLEADHVITFHRDAEYAAHAQPFNALQCTEG; translated from the coding sequence ATGTCCCACCTCGAACTCAGCGCAATCGAACTGGCCTACGACGCCCATCCGGTCGTGCGGCGACTGTCCATGCGACTGCCGCGCGGCGCGATCGGCTGCCTGCTGGGTCCGTCGGGCTGCGGCAAGACCACCGTGCTGCGCTGCATTGCCGGCTTCGAACATGTCGATGCGGGCGAGATCCGGCTCGACGGACGCGTGGTCAGCAGCACCTCGATCCACCTGCCGCCCGAACAGCGGCGCATCGGCATGGTATTCCAGGATTACGCGCTGTTTCCCCACCTCACGGTGGGCGCCAACATCGGTTTCGGCCTGCGCGGGCTCGAGGCGGGTGCGCGGCAATCGCGCGTCGGGGCCATGCTCGGCGTGATCGGGCTCGCCGGCCAGGGGGAGCGCTATCCGCACGAGCTGTCCGGCGGCCAGCAACAGCGCGTCGCGCTGGCACGCGCACTCGCCCCCGAGCCGGACCTGCTGCTGCTCGACGAACCTTTCTCGAATCTCGACGTGGAACTGCGCGAACGTCTCTCCCACGAAGTGCGCGACATCATCAAGGCCACCGGCATCACCGCGGTGATGGTCACGCACGACCAGAACGAGGCCTTCGCCGTGGCCGACGAGATCGGCATCATGTACGAGGGCCGCATCCAGCAATGGGACACGCCCTACAACCTCTATCACCGTCCGTGCAACCGCTTCGTGGCCGATTTCATCGGTCAGGGCGTGCTGCTCTCGGGCGAAGTTGTCGACGATCAGCACGTACGCACCGACCTGGGTCTGCTGGTGAGCGCCATCCCCACCGAATGCCGCATCGAGGATGGCCGCAACTGCGGACGCTGCACGGTCGAAGTGCTACTGCGTCCCGACGACGTGGTGCACGACGACGACAGCACGCTCCAGGCGCGCGTGCTCAAGAAGGCCTTTCGCGGCGCCGACATCCTGTACACGCTGGAGCTCGATTCAGGCGCGCGCGTGCTCTCGTTGGTGCCCAGCCATCACAACCATGCGCTGGGCGAGATGATCGGCATTCGTCTGGAAGCCGATCACGTCATCACCTTCCACCGCGACGCCGAGTACGCCGCCCATGCGCAGCCGTTCAACGCGCTGCAGTGCACCGAAGGATGA
- a CDS encoding dodecin, which produces MSAHVYKLVELVGSSTEGTDDAIRNAIATANKSLRHLDWFETTEIRGHIADGKIAHWQVKLKVGFRIEE; this is translated from the coding sequence ATGTCCGCACACGTCTACAAGCTCGTCGAACTGGTCGGATCATCGACCGAAGGCACGGACGACGCCATCCGCAACGCCATCGCCACCGCCAACAAGTCGCTGCGTCACCTCGACTGGTTCGAGACCACCGAGATCCGCGGCCACATCGCCGACGGCAAGATCGCGCACTGGCAGGTCAAGCTCAAGGTCGGTTTCCGCATCGAGGAGTGA
- a CDS encoding quinone-dependent dihydroorotate dehydrogenase, which translates to MLYSLLRPALFALDPEAAHDLTLRALRTVGRILPPAAPADADAVEVMGIRFPNRIGLAAGLDKNGAAIDGLARLGFGFIEIGTVTPRAQPGNPRPRLFRIPSAEAIINRMGFNNDGVDALLANVMAARSSGVLGINIGKNFDTPIERAADDYLACLDKVYPHASYVTVNISSPNTQNLRQLQGADELDALLGRLKARQHELADGHGRYVPLALKIAPDLDHEQIVAIAGLLRRHRIDGVIATNTTIARERVLGLPRANEQGGLSGAPVFDASTAVVRRLSELLAGEVPIIAAGGVMRADDARAKLEAGAQLVQLYTGLIYRGPRLVRECVRCTADFVDAASPAAA; encoded by the coding sequence ATGCTCTATTCCCTGCTGCGCCCCGCGCTCTTCGCCCTCGACCCCGAGGCCGCTCACGACCTGACCCTGCGCGCGCTGCGTACGGTCGGCCGCATCCTGCCACCTGCGGCGCCGGCCGATGCCGATGCGGTAGAGGTGATGGGCATCCGCTTTCCCAACCGCATCGGTCTGGCCGCCGGCCTGGACAAGAACGGCGCGGCCATCGACGGCCTCGCGCGCCTGGGCTTCGGCTTTATCGAGATCGGCACCGTCACGCCGCGCGCGCAGCCGGGCAACCCGCGCCCGCGCCTGTTCCGCATTCCGTCCGCCGAGGCCATCATCAACCGCATGGGCTTCAACAACGACGGCGTCGACGCGCTGCTCGCCAACGTCATGGCCGCACGCAGCAGCGGCGTGCTGGGCATCAACATCGGCAAGAATTTCGACACACCCATCGAGCGCGCCGCCGACGATTACCTGGCGTGCCTCGACAAGGTCTACCCGCACGCATCCTATGTGACCGTCAACATCTCCTCGCCGAACACGCAGAACCTGCGCCAGCTGCAGGGCGCGGACGAACTCGATGCGCTCCTCGGCCGCCTCAAGGCGCGCCAGCACGAACTGGCCGACGGCCACGGGCGCTACGTGCCGCTGGCACTGAAGATCGCGCCCGACCTCGATCACGAGCAGATCGTCGCCATCGCCGGGTTGTTGCGTCGCCACCGCATCGATGGTGTCATCGCCACCAATACGACGATCGCGCGCGAGCGCGTGCTGGGCCTGCCGCGAGCCAACGAACAGGGCGGGCTGTCAGGCGCGCCGGTGTTCGACGCCTCGACCGCGGTCGTGCGCCGGCTGTCCGAGCTGCTCGCCGGCGAGGTGCCGATCATCGCCGCCGGCGGCGTGATGCGCGCCGACGACGCGCGCGCCAAGCTCGAGGCCGGCGCCCAACTCGTACAGCTGTACACTGGTCTGATCTATCGCGGGCCGCGACTGGTGCGCGAATGCGTGCGGTGCACGGCCGACTTCGTCGACGCCGCCTCGCCGGCGGCGGCCTGA
- a CDS encoding RnfABCDGE type electron transport complex subunit D: protein MIHSPYIRTGASVHAVMRNVLIALVPGIALYVWQIGAGILVQLAIATVVALAAEALVLRLRARPVGIALTDLSAVVTAWLVALSFPPIVPWWITAFGVLIAIVAVKHLYGGLGQNPFNPAMVGYCAMIVAFPSLMAQWPPAGALDFATQLELILGGVREIDAITGATALDALRTGLRADDATVPLVMQREAFGMVGGRGWEWIGLGYLAGGLWLLARRTITWHMPVAFLGTLTVISALMWLIDPQQFASPLFHLLSGGALLAAFFIVTDPVSGSTTPRGKLIFAAGIAIIAYVIRNWGAFPEGIAFAVLLMNMCVPLIDMKTQPPVFGHKEARRP from the coding sequence ATGATCCATTCGCCCTACATCCGCACCGGCGCCAGCGTGCATGCGGTCATGCGCAACGTGCTCATCGCGCTCGTGCCGGGCATCGCCCTCTACGTGTGGCAGATCGGCGCCGGTATTCTCGTGCAGCTGGCCATCGCCACCGTGGTCGCGCTCGCCGCCGAGGCACTGGTGCTGCGCCTGCGCGCCCGCCCGGTGGGCATCGCGCTGACCGACCTGTCGGCGGTGGTCACGGCCTGGCTGGTGGCGCTCAGTTTCCCACCCATCGTGCCGTGGTGGATCACCGCCTTCGGCGTGCTCATCGCCATCGTCGCGGTCAAGCACCTGTACGGCGGTCTGGGTCAGAACCCGTTCAACCCGGCGATGGTCGGCTACTGCGCGATGATCGTCGCCTTCCCCTCGCTGATGGCGCAGTGGCCGCCGGCCGGCGCGCTGGACTTCGCCACCCAGCTCGAGCTGATTCTCGGCGGCGTGCGCGAGATCGATGCGATCACCGGCGCGACCGCGCTCGATGCGTTGCGCACCGGCCTGCGCGCCGACGACGCGACGGTGCCGCTCGTGATGCAGCGCGAAGCCTTCGGCATGGTGGGCGGGCGCGGCTGGGAATGGATCGGCCTGGGTTATCTGGCCGGTGGCCTGTGGCTGCTGGCGCGGCGCACCATCACCTGGCACATGCCGGTTGCCTTTCTGGGCACGCTGACGGTCATCTCCGCACTGATGTGGCTGATCGACCCACAGCAGTTCGCCTCGCCGCTGTTCCACCTGCTCAGCGGCGGCGCGCTGCTCGCCGCCTTCTTCATCGTCACCGATCCCGTCTCCGGCTCTACGACGCCGCGCGGCAAGCTGATCTTCGCCGCCGGCATCGCCATCATCGCCTACGTGATCCGCAACTGGGGCGCCTTCCCCGAAGGCATCGCCTTCGCCGTGCTGCTCATGAACATGTGTGTTCCGCTGATCGACATGAAGACCCAGCCGCCCGTGTTCGGTCACAAGGAGGCGCGCCGCCCATGA
- the aat gene encoding leucyl/phenylalanyl-tRNA--protein transferase — translation MIPWLSYTPHFPPVDAALDDPPGLLAAGGALTPEWLLEAYRHGIFPWYSAGQPILWWSPNPRLVLFPGEIRISRSLRRTLRRGRFEVRLDTAFDAVVEACAAPRDDVPGTWITPEMRRAYGQMHTLGHAHSVEAWHEGELVGGLYGIALGRAFFGESMFSRRTDASKVCLAHLARFLESRNFGVIDCQMTTSHLLSLGAREIARSEFCRLVGELVDSGTPPERWPASAVADTFRESV, via the coding sequence ATGATTCCCTGGCTGTCCTACACGCCGCACTTCCCGCCCGTCGACGCCGCACTCGACGATCCTCCGGGCCTGCTCGCGGCAGGGGGTGCACTGACTCCCGAATGGCTGCTCGAAGCCTACCGGCACGGCATCTTCCCGTGGTACAGCGCGGGGCAGCCCATCCTGTGGTGGAGTCCGAACCCGCGTCTGGTGCTGTTTCCAGGCGAGATCCGCATCTCGCGCTCGCTGCGCCGGACCTTGCGGCGCGGCCGCTTCGAAGTGCGCCTGGACACGGCCTTCGACGCCGTCGTCGAGGCCTGTGCGGCACCGCGCGACGACGTCCCCGGCACCTGGATCACCCCCGAGATGCGACGCGCCTACGGCCAGATGCATACCCTGGGCCATGCGCACAGCGTCGAGGCCTGGCACGAGGGCGAACTCGTCGGCGGCCTCTACGGCATCGCGCTGGGCCGCGCCTTTTTCGGCGAATCGATGTTCAGCCGCCGCACCGACGCATCCAAGGTGTGCCTTGCCCATCTCGCGCGCTTTCTTGAATCACGGAATTTCGGCGTGATAGATTGCCAGATGACGACGTCCCACCTGCTCTCCCTGGGCGCGCGCGAGATTGCGCGCAGCGAATTCTGCCGCCTCGTCGGAGAACTGGTCGACAGTGGTACGCCGCCCGAGCGCTGGCCAGCCAGCGCGGTTGCCGACACTTTCCGGGAAAGCGTTTGA
- the rsxB gene encoding electron transport complex subunit RsxB, with translation MLTALLVMAGLALVIGAALGWASIRFKVDADPLVDQIDAILPQTQCGQCGYPGCRPYAKAIADGEADINQCPPGGEEGIRHLADLLGREFKPLDESHGVEKPKSVAVIDEDLCIGCTLCIQACPVDAIVGAAKQMHTVVDPLCTGCELCVAPCPVDCIYMEPVPETVENWKWRYPVFKLEQVS, from the coding sequence ATGCTGACCGCCCTGCTCGTCATGGCTGGTCTGGCCCTGGTCATCGGTGCCGCCCTGGGTTGGGCGTCGATCCGCTTCAAGGTCGACGCCGACCCGCTGGTCGACCAGATCGACGCCATCCTGCCGCAAACCCAATGCGGTCAGTGCGGCTATCCGGGCTGTCGCCCGTATGCAAAGGCGATCGCAGACGGCGAGGCCGACATCAACCAGTGTCCGCCGGGCGGCGAGGAAGGCATCCGTCATCTGGCCGATCTGCTGGGACGCGAGTTCAAGCCGCTGGACGAGTCGCACGGGGTGGAGAAGCCCAAGTCGGTGGCGGTCATCGACGAGGATCTGTGCATCGGCTGCACGCTGTGCATCCAGGCCTGCCCGGTGGATGCCATCGTCGGCGCCGCCAAGCAGATGCACACCGTGGTCGATCCGCTGTGCACGGGTTGCGAGCTGTGCGTCGCGCCCTGCCCGGTCGATTGCATCTACATGGAGCCGGTGCCGGAGACGGTCGAGAACTGGAAATGGCGCTACCCCGTGTTCAAGCTGGAGCAGGTGTCGTGA
- a CDS encoding ABC transporter permease, producing MQARTVSTRLLPDRSPPTWSGLFIAVLIAVPVLSVFSNVLVAGTSDTWSHMAATVLPEFIRNTVVMCVVVGLGVASIGVLGAWFTSMFDFPGRRVLEWALVLPLAVPAYVMAYVYTDFLQFVGPVQSTLREWFGWRAGDYWFPDVRSVGGASAMFMFVLYPYVYLLARTAFLERAAGMLEAGRSLGLGPWSSFFRVSLPLARPAIVAGTALALMETLADFGTVSYFGVQTFTTGIYRAWFSFGDRAAAAQLSALLLGFVIVVLVLERISRGRARFNNTSRQNASPVRIRLRGWRAWVVTLLCLMPLVAGFLLPAGLLLNMAIVEGDAQFGPRFVLLARNSFVLASVAAVLAVGLALLLAYAARLSPSNWPQAGNRVVGLGYAVPGSVIAVGVLIPVTRLDNAIAETATAWFGVNPGLILTGGIAALIYAYLTRFLSIALHTVEASLGKITPNMDDASRILGHGRFATLRRVHVPMLRGSLLTAGLLVFVDVMKELPATLVMRPFNFDTLATQAHNLAADERLAEASTAALTIVAVGLVPMIVLSRQIVKGRRGRRAAPPAPALTGQDAARA from the coding sequence ATGCAAGCCAGGACCGTTTCCACCCGATTGTTGCCGGATCGTTCCCCCCCGACCTGGAGCGGCCTGTTCATCGCCGTGCTCATCGCGGTGCCGGTGCTGTCGGTGTTTTCCAACGTGCTGGTCGCCGGCACCTCGGACACCTGGAGCCACATGGCCGCGACGGTGCTGCCCGAGTTCATCCGCAACACCGTCGTGATGTGCGTCGTCGTGGGCCTGGGCGTGGCCAGCATCGGGGTGCTCGGGGCGTGGTTCACCAGCATGTTCGACTTTCCCGGGCGGCGCGTGCTCGAATGGGCGCTGGTGCTGCCTCTGGCCGTGCCGGCCTACGTCATGGCCTATGTCTACACCGACTTCCTGCAGTTCGTCGGACCGGTACAGAGTACCCTGCGCGAATGGTTTGGCTGGCGGGCGGGCGATTACTGGTTTCCCGACGTGCGCTCGGTCGGTGGCGCCTCGGCGATGTTCATGTTCGTGCTCTATCCCTATGTCTATCTGCTCGCGCGCACCGCGTTCCTCGAGCGCGCGGCGGGCATGCTCGAGGCCGGACGCTCGCTCGGACTGGGGCCGTGGAGCAGTTTCTTTCGGGTCTCGCTGCCGCTGGCTCGCCCGGCCATCGTCGCCGGCACCGCGCTGGCGTTGATGGAGACGCTGGCCGATTTCGGCACGGTTTCGTACTTCGGTGTGCAGACCTTCACCACCGGCATCTATCGCGCCTGGTTTTCCTTCGGCGACCGCGCGGCCGCGGCACAGCTGTCGGCATTGCTGCTCGGTTTCGTGATCGTCGTCCTGGTGCTCGAGCGCATCAGCCGGGGGCGCGCGCGATTCAACAACACTTCGCGCCAGAACGCCTCGCCGGTGCGCATCCGCCTGCGTGGCTGGCGCGCCTGGGTGGTGACCTTGCTGTGCCTGATGCCGCTGGTCGCCGGCTTTCTGCTGCCCGCTGGCCTCCTGCTGAACATGGCCATCGTCGAGGGCGATGCGCAGTTCGGGCCGCGTTTCGTCCTGCTCGCTCGCAACAGCTTCGTACTGGCGTCGGTCGCCGCCGTGCTGGCGGTCGGCCTGGCGTTGCTGCTCGCCTACGCGGCGCGCCTGTCGCCGTCGAACTGGCCTCAGGCGGGCAACCGCGTGGTCGGGCTGGGCTATGCCGTGCCCGGCTCGGTGATCGCCGTGGGGGTGCTGATTCCGGTGACGCGACTCGACAACGCCATCGCCGAGACCGCGACGGCCTGGTTCGGCGTCAATCCGGGGCTGATCCTGACCGGCGGCATCGCGGCGTTGATCTATGCCTATCTCACACGCTTTCTGTCGATCGCGCTGCATACCGTCGAGGCCAGCCTGGGCAAGATCACGCCCAACATGGACGATGCTTCACGCATTCTCGGTCATGGGCGCTTTGCCACGCTGCGGCGCGTGCATGTGCCGATGCTGCGCGGCAGCCTGCTGACCGCCGGGCTGCTGGTGTTCGTGGACGTGATGAAGGAATTGCCGGCAACGCTGGTGATGCGCCCGTTCAATTTCGACACGCTCGCCACCCAGGCCCACAATCTGGCGGCCGACGAGCGCCTGGCGGAAGCCTCGACGGCGGCGCTGACCATCGTCGCCGTCGGCCTGGTGCCGATGATCGTGCTCTCGCGCCAGATCGTGAAGGGGCGTCGCGGGCGTCGCGCGGCGCCGCCCGCACCGGCGTTGACCGGGCAGGACGCGGCGCGCGCCTAG